TGATTCCACCTTCAATTATACTGAAATATCTAGAACGCTCTAACTGTATGATACCACAATTTGCACACTTTAAAACTTCAGGTTTAAAACCTGAGCACTCTAAAATCTTTAATTCATAAACAATTCGCATAAGCTCTAGCTTTTGAGTATCTAGCTCCAGCAGTATATCTAGAGTGTCTTTTAATAAATTAAATAATTTTATATTGGTTTGATGTTCTATCATAAGTTTTTCAGATAGTTCCATAAAATAAGAGGCATAAAAAAATTTATCTAAGTCAGTAGAAATTTTATAATAGTTTTTTATAAGTTCTACTCTTTGAAGTCTATATGAGCCAGATTGATGAGTTAACACAAAATTTGAATATGCAAATATCTGAGAAGCTGACATAAGAGGACTTTTCACTCTTTTCGAAGCCTTCGTAAACACTGTAATTTTGCCTAGCTTCTGGCTCACTATAGTGAGTATTGTATCAGCTTCGCCATATTTAACTGTTTTTACTACTATACCTTCTGTTTCTATTTGCATGATTTTTCCTACTTATCTTCGTATCCAAATGAGCGAATATAGTTTTCTCTATCTCTCCAGTTTTCTTTAACTTTTACCCAAAGCTCTAGAAATATTTTGCTTCCAAGAATCATCTCTAGTTCTTCTCTTGCAGCCTTACCTATTCCTTTAATTTTTCTTCCCTGACTTCCAATTATTATTTTCTTATGAGATTCTCTTTCGCAGTAAATCACAGCGGAAATATCAATTATATCTTTATCCTTACGCTTTTTCATAGCTTCTATATCAACTGCTATTCCATGAGGAATCTCTTGGTCAGTATACATAAGCAGCTTTTCTCTTATTATTTCTGAAACTAGAACCTTCTCAGGCTGGTCAGTAATCATATCTACTGGAAAATAAAGAGGTCCAGCTTCCATATACTTTGCAAGCACTTTTATCAGAGTGTTGTTATTAGTTCCTTTAAGCGCAGACACTGGTACTATCTCATCAAATATGCCAATTTTTGAATACATGTTGATAAGATCCATCAGCTCTTCCTTTGAAAGCTTATCTATCTTATTTATAGCTAGTATTTTTTTCGATTTGTTTGTTTTTAAGGTTTCAATTATATCTGAATCTTTTTTGCCTATAGATTTTGAATCATCTACTACAAATAAGATTACATCAGTATCTCTCATAGATGAATGTGAGACCTTGAGCATATAATCGCCTAGTCTGTTTTGTGGCTTTTGGATTCCTGGTGTATCCATAAATACTATCTGCATTTCATCATCGTTATAAATAGCCCTGATTTGATTTCTAGTAGTTTGAGGTTTATCGCTCATGATAGCAATTTTTTCTCCGACTAGAGAGTTCATCAATGTAGATTTCCCTA
This is a stretch of genomic DNA from Acetoanaerobium sticklandii. It encodes these proteins:
- the era gene encoding GTPase Era, producing the protein MMKNNSSKKNFKSGFVSIIGRPNVGKSTLMNSLVGEKIAIMSDKPQTTRNQIRAIYNDDEMQIVFMDTPGIQKPQNRLGDYMLKVSHSSMRDTDVILFVVDDSKSIGKKDSDIIETLKTNKSKKILAINKIDKLSKEELMDLINMYSKIGIFDEIVPVSALKGTNNNTLIKVLAKYMEAGPLYFPVDMITDQPEKVLVSEIIREKLLMYTDQEIPHGIAVDIEAMKKRKDKDIIDISAVIYCERESHKKIIIGSQGRKIKGIGKAAREELEMILGSKIFLELWVKVKENWRDRENYIRSFGYEDK
- the recO gene encoding DNA repair protein RecO, with product MQIETEGIVVKTVKYGEADTILTIVSQKLGKITVFTKASKRVKSPLMSASQIFAYSNFVLTHQSGSYRLQRVELIKNYYKISTDLDKFFYASYFMELSEKLMIEHQTNIKLFNLLKDTLDILLELDTQKLELMRIVYELKILECSGFKPEVLKCANCGIIQLERSRYFSIIEGGIICKDCSSKVKPLMEFDKTTIRFVEYVYSNDMSLAVNAKVSKIILAELKRLLHHYIEEYLGTLNLKSINFIDNY